A stretch of the Ornithodoros turicata isolate Travis chromosome 4, ASM3712646v1, whole genome shotgun sequence genome encodes the following:
- the LOC135392703 gene encoding uncharacterized protein LOC135392703, whose protein sequence is MARLNTHPEPLATEGSGMPLVSPSASTIAHQRRTAATAVATVLSVVFAALVASALSYILYKSMYSPRRIQNRSAFCCPDILETLHYVINRSKDPCQDFYQYSCYAWRENRTSAVRERLMEDVVFPIFQMKAPTVEHGHSGSSPSAKVIGLYYGGCIRHALRGAKHIVESALRAVITVVPDLALNSPQAVIFKDMIVLGSEYYLFFFINFFYVPPSKRRNAHMSISVYPRFIGDEVVAKEALAIAISFTNQHFNANVSVNDVTEFLREVQRRSPTELTTTTSPATRYSTSRSPSENSEEVSKVHTTKFSDVSLLLPSIPQETWVWVYEGLRYSTDSEVVVTGASLVNFVFESFSNIRWRPAAIALLVILTASSIDSGLWDLARTKDAVPAQKCAQVTNDLTPLWDNALTIALTSDEKDATVRTIFDRTVGAIRMEVISRTHGQSAVRLLSNIISNITLLLPSDRDPPVFNITLVKYTDDQDVGDKHVKDHSSIENYCANALAVLRYWVYYDRYQAISSLIFQFFKGREVYNTSVTIMGGYLYVPPATYALLSFKNDTDRLINFAILGTQIADATWSYVIGLFKSQGGTTAEWDLLKCSHPNALPGVRVSEPWLGTWITAKVAMTDSWHFVMDGWGTMKVSPSQVFYMLLFYHHVCSSEINVAGGQRVSQFMSTLPDFNRAFNCPMVNATLKCDTRVLQSSTESAM, encoded by the exons ATGGCTCGCTTGAACACACATCCCGAACCATTGGCTACTGAGGGTTCAGGAATGCCACTTGTGTCGCCCAGTGCCTCAACCATCGCGCACCAAAGAAGAACAGCAGCTACTGCCGTTGCAACTGTCTTGTCCGTTGTCTTCGCTGCCCTGGTTGCCTCTGCACTTTCGTACATCCTCTACAAATCCATGTACTCTCCTCGACGCATTCAGAATAGGTCTGCTTTCTGCTGCCCGGATATTCTCGAGACCCTGCACTACGTTATTAACCGAAGCAAAGATCCCTGCCAAGACTTCTACCAGTACAGCTGCTATGCGTGGAGGGAAAACCGTACCAGCGCA GTGCGGGAACGCCTAATGGAAGATGTGGTCTTTCCCATCTTCCAAATGAAGGCGCCGACAGTGGAACATGGCCATTCGGGCAGCTCACCATCAGCCAAGGTCATTGGACTCTACTACGGCGGCTGCATCAGGCATGCACTTAGAGGCGCCAAGCACATCGTGGAATCGGCACTGCGGGCAGTCATAACG gTTGTGCCAGATCTTGCACTGAATTCTCCGCAAGCGGTTATCTTCAAGGATATGATTGTGCTGGGTAGCGAGTACTacctcttcttcttcatcaACTTCTTCTATGTTCCCCCTTCGAAGCGGAGGAACGCCCATATGTCCATTTCTGTCTATCCAAGATTCATCGGCGATGAGGTGGTGGCGAAGGAAGCGCTCGCTATAGCCATCTCCTTCACCAACCAGCACTTTAACGCAAACGTCTCAGTAAACGATGTCACGGAGTTCCTCCGCGAAGTGCAACGAAGGTCACCGACGGAGCTCACTACGACGACTAGTCCTGC GACTCGGTATTCAACAAGCCGATCACCCTCAGAAAACAGTGAAGAAGTATCCAAAGTCCACACGACTAAATTTTCCGACGTGAGCCTCTTGTTACCAAGTATCCCTCAAGAGACATGGGTGTGGGTGTACGAGGGCCTCCGATATTCAACCGATTCCGAGGTTGTCGTCACTGGCGCATCGCTTGTGAACTTCGTATTCGAATCTTTCAGCAATATTCGGTGGCGACCGGCAGCCATAGCCTTGCTTGTGATCCTCACAGCGTCTTCGATCGACTCCGGCCTTTGGGATCTGGCGCGGACTAAGGATGCCGTACCCGCGCAGAAATGCGCCCAGGTGACCAACGACCTTACACCGTTATGGGACAACGCTCTGACAATCGCCCTGACTAGCGATGAGAAAGACGCCACGGTTCGTACCATTTTCGACAGGACTGTGGGCGCCATAAGAATGGAAGTCATAAGCCGCACCCATGGACAGTCTGCAGTCCGCCTGTTAAGCAACATCATCAGCAACATTACGCTTCTGCTGCCGTCGGACCGGGACCCACCGGTTTTCAATATCACGTTAGTAAAATACACCGACGACCAGGACGTCGGCGACAAGCATGTCAAAGATCACAGCAGCATTGAAAATTACTGCGCGAACGCGCTCGCTGTCCTCCGGTACTGGGTGTACTACGACCGGTACCAGGCAATCAGCAGTCTCATCTTCCAGTTCTTCAAAGGAAGGGAGGTCTATAACACCTCCGTTACTATAATGGGAGGGTACCTTTACGTTCCCCCTGCCACTTACGCGTTGTTGTCCTTCAAGAACGACACCGATAGGTTAATCAACTTCGCTATTCTTGGCACACAGATCGCGGACGCCACTTGGTCGTACGTAATAGGCTTGTTTAAGTCTCAAGGAGGGACGACAGCCGAGTGGGACTTGCTCAAATGTAGCCATCCTAACGCACTGCCCGGTGTACGCGTGTCGGAGCCCTGGCTGGGTACGTGGATAACGGCTAAAGTAGCAATGACGGATTCGTGGCATTTCGTAATGGACGGCTGGGGGACGATGAAGGTGTCCCCGAGCCAAGTCTTCTACATGCTCCTCTTCTACCATCACGTTTGCAGCAGCGAGATCAACGTTGCAGGCGGACAGCGTGTGAGCCAATTCATGAGCACACTACCGGATTTCAATAGAGCATTCAACTGTCCGATGGTGAACGCTACTTTGAAGTGCGACACCCGTGTTCTTCAGTCAAGCACGGAAAGCGCAATGTAA